aaactagactttcTGTTGAAGTCGTTACTTGTCCTTTTATGAAAGATTTTAGTTACAGTGAGGGGAAGATGAAAGAACCTTTCGAAAGGTAATACTCCATGTGCAGATCAGGTATTTTCCACAAGCATCAAGTCTGTTTCAACATCAATTTACTTATTTCTCATTGAATTACTACTTACTAGTCATttgcaaccagcagcatataatTAACTGAGAGGCCTTTCTGTAAGGAGTTCGATATAAAAAGGGCAGTTGGAAGCATCCTGCATTTACATGGGGTCCGAGGAAGGGTTGCACCCCAAGTGAGTGTAATGTAACCAGCCAGCTCAAACCTATTGGTCGCGGAGACAACTCTACCCTTGTTCCAAGACCACCCTTCTATAAGgagtttgatatatttcaaataaatttgGTTTGTATCTTCATATAAAAGGAGATTAGTTCAAGAAATTGATTCTTACCAGAAGCATGTATATCCCTGAAGTTTCCAATGGTCTGCATAAACTTGTCCTGCGCATTATCTTCCAAATTTGTGCGCCCCCGTCCATAGCAAGGAACTAGTACAGCAAAACTATCATCTCTATCATCATCACTCTGGAATCCAGGCCCATGAGGCTCCAACCATCCAACGGACCAGTCCGAATCATCAGACTCAGACCCTGAAACACATCCGCCATCCGATGGTACAAGAACAATATCATACTCCCTATCTATCTTCCGCTCCTCTCGGCTCTCCCATTTTCGCTTAACTTTTCTAGATGAGGAGGCCATATTCCTTCTCCTATCAAGAGTTAACTTCAAAGTATCCAATTCAAACAAACTCAAATCAGGTGATGAATTTACAGAAGTCCCTTTCGAGATTTTAGGTTCTTGATGCTTTCCACTCCAAAGCCACCATGACAAAGGGGTAAAGGCCAAAGCCATGTCTTAATAAATCAAGTAAATTACTTTTCCTTTATAGAATCAAAATCtggaattgaatttttgaacAAAAATGTTGGCAGAAACAATGAATAGTGGATTTTAGAGCCTGATGACAATTGAATGTACTATATAAGAGTTATTTGTTCCTGTACAAAAGAAATTCGTAAGAAGAATGAATACAATCAAAATGATACAAACATTACTAAGAAAACATGTTATGCACTTATGCTTAGcccagcaacaacaacataccaagagTAGTCCACCAATGGGGTCTAGGGAGGTAGAGTGTACGCTCACTTTACCCCACCTTAGGAAGTAGAGAGGGTATTTttgatagaccctcggctcaaggaaAAGCATATCAAAGcagattgaaaaagaaataatCGAAAGTGTAGAAA
This Solanum dulcamara chromosome 8, daSolDulc1.2, whole genome shotgun sequence DNA region includes the following protein-coding sequences:
- the LOC129901439 gene encoding uncharacterized protein LOC129901439: MALAFTPLSWWLWSGKHQEPKISKGTSVNSSPDLSLFELDTLKLTLDRRRNMASSSRKVKRKWESREERKIDREYDIVLVPSDGGCVSGSESDDSDWSVGWLEPHGPGFQSDDDRDDSFAVLVPCYGRGRTNLEDNAQDKFMQTIGNFRDIHASGNKKFMEQWLSSLRYS